Within the Mauremys reevesii isolate NIE-2019 linkage group 2, ASM1616193v1, whole genome shotgun sequence genome, the region CACTAAAGCCTAGACAATAGCAGTCAAGAGAACAAGGTAATAAGGTAGGGGCCAGTAGCAGGATTCCTAAGGGAGCTCTAAGCACCCCTAAAGATGACAGAgctgtaaacatttttttttaaatttaaagagtCATAATTTTTGTAATTTAAACAATTAATTAGTATACTGACTTGGTGTCCCTGAGAAAAAGGTTCAAAATTTCTCTCTCAATCCTTAGAGCAAGCATATATCTTCTAAGAggtcctctccccccaccccccggccgccCAATCAGATTAACCAAAACAAGTCGTTTTGCTACAGTTTAAGACAAATGCAattttgctttgtattcttttggGGATTACATTTTACTGTGTTATTTTTCATAGCTGCACCCCGATGCTGCAAACTCGTGAACGTGTGAGTAGCTTAATGCATAAGAGGAGCCCCACAGAGCTCACCAGGACAATTCACGAGCATCCGCATAAAATGTTTCCAAGAGTAGGGCCTAACACATTAAAGACAAGGGGGATAAGTAAACCAGAGACCATTTGTCTGTTCCTGCAGAACAGTCAGCACAGTACCTGTGGCTGCTGACTTTTGGCAGTTAAGGAGGTTTTTGCTTTTTTCCCTGTAAATCTATAAGAATTTTTCTCATTCTTTGTGGCCTATCATTCAGACCTTCCATCTTCAGGAGCTGAAAGCTTCTGGGCTGAGCAACGGGGAATTTGGTGGCTGGTGCAGATTTCTTCTTTTAGGTTGAGGTTCACATGCATGTAAAAGAACACAAAAACTCAAAACATAGCTTTTGGGTAAAAGCCCACTTAGTTTTGTATATTCTCTGCCATAATTCAAGCCCAGTTCACTCAGAACTCAATCCCAGGCTCACAAGAAAAAAAGTGTGTAAACCTGGTCCAAGTTTTGGCTGTGTAACAAATCCCAAATCAGGAGAGTGTCACGTGGCCTGGATTTTGCTGATGAAGGTTTTGCACAAACCTTCTTTATGAGCACATTTGTACAGCTAACATTGAAACTCAACATGAGCTTGTAGAatgctttccccacccccagttatATGAGCTGCTGTTGGAGACTTACTTGTTTACAAAAGCCACAGTGTCCCCTACTTAATtgtagttaaaaacaaaaacaaaacaaaaaaaccctcagaatAAACTATGAAAATTGAGCTGCCAAGTGTGACCTGGTCACATGACACTTGGTCACACCAAGTCTTATTATTCTATGTACTGGTTAGTAATGTAGTAGTACAGTGTGGTGTTGTCAGCTGGCATGGTAGGAACTCTTCACGTCAGATGCCACAGGAGACTTTCTGACATGACAGAGCCttcacagccctctggctggacAGGTAAGTCAAAAAGGACCTTCCTGAACTTTCACAGTAAGCACAACTGGATCAGATAAGCACTTCCATGCAGGAGACTGATTCCATGATATCTTGCTATCCAGCCAGTTAACACTGCTGCTAAACAGTTAGCACAAGTTATTTAGGTCAGCCCTTTAACAATTCTCATTTCCAGCTGTCTAGCTTAGGCATTTCTAACACGCCCATCACCGTAATATAGAGGCACCAACTAGTTTAGTTGGTTTAAACACCAAATTTGTCAAACTTTTATATGTCCAAATCCTTATGCTGTCTGAATTATTCTTTAAGAGCTGTGGTGTTTCCATTCCTTTCTAAGAGCTGAGTGAAGCTAGCAGTACAGAGACATTCTGCTCCTACGCATGGCTTCACTGATCAGGTATGCAGGGCTCAGCTCTGGCTCTTCTGTCATGATTGCAATGTTCTGCCATTCCCCTAGTTGgtttgactttttaatggtgtCCACTACACACAAGGCATACAGGCAGTCATCGAAAGTCGCAGCCATGGTGAGGGGCCTCCCATCCCAGGTTCTCCTGTCATCCTGGTCCTCAAACGCTTGCCGGATGGCCTGCACCATCTTAATAGTGCCCTGAAGGTATGGGGATGGGATATCACTGAAGGCCTTCTCAGGCAGTAAGGAGTTGCTGACTGGCATAGAGTCCTTTAGAAGGAGCTCTCTTTGAGGAGAGCTGTTTCTCTGCCCATACAGATCAGTGCCTATTACAATCAGTCGTCCAGTTGAACCTACCATAATAATATCCTGTTTGAATTCCCCAGGAACATTGAAGTTGAGGGTGACAGTGCAGCACACCCCTCCTTCCAGAACCATTTGAAACGTGCAAAAGTCATCACTGGTGATCTGACGTATTCCCTTGATGTGGTCGGTCTGTTTCACAAAGGTCTTGAGCAGCCCATGCACTTTCACAGCCTTCTGGCTGGTGAGGAAGGTCAAGAGGTCGATAATATAGGTACCAACCGAGTGcaaacccccgccccccatcaggTCATCACAGCTCCAGTTGTACTTCTTGCCCAGCAGACTTCCACTGTGCACCTGCACCTCGcacaccagcagctcccccacaTAGCCCTCCTGAATCAGCTGCTTCATCTTCACAAAGGCAGGCAGGAAGCGGAGAACGTTCCCCATGATGCTCATGAGCTTGGGGTAATAATGGGCTGCAGACATCATCCTAAAGGCATCCAGAGGAGTTGCTGTTCGGTCACAGATAACATTTTTTCCAATGCCTGCAAAACAGAAAAAAGAGTGAGCAAATTCAGGACGTTTTAATGGGCAAATATTGATCAAGACCAACAAGAGACATCCTGGAAAGAAGACAATATTTTGTGAACCAGTGGTACCATATGCACAAAAGTCCCGCATGTGTCAGCTGACTGAATACTGCAATGAAAACAAACCCCTTCCTGTTTTCAAAATTCATTCACGCCGAAAAGGGGGTATGAAAGTGAGCAGTTAATCCTAGCCTTCCCTCATTCTTACTTGCAGAAGTGCATGGTAGAGGAGATCTTATGCCCATAGTAGCCCACACTAGGACACTGAAAATCCTGGGATTTTCTTCTGAGGGGACTCATTTCTCCATCCCCACCCTTTCTGTTTGATGGATTTTGTAGGGGAGGGAAGTGTATTGGATTGATTGATTATTTTGGGTCGGGGAGCGGGAAATAGTATTTTACCCACAGAACATCACGTATCATTCTGGCTGAGGTGCAAAATATTTGAGGGAGCCCCATGTCAAGATGTTAATAACATATCTAGGATGTCAAAGAAGACCTGTGATGTCTCAAAAGAAGTCAAACATGCAAACATATAGCTGGGACGATCTGTCCTCCCACATTTCTCATATGTGCACATTGTTATATTGAACCTTTTATGAGGGTTCTGTTTTAACAAGCTACCTGCGTGTACTGAATGCAATTCAGGGTTTGATATCTAATAGTTGTTTTATTATTGACTTCTTCTTGATGGCTTCTTTCTTCCTGTATATATACAAATGCAGTGCTGGCAAGGTAAAGTTACACAAATAGACCTGCAGTAACTGCTTGCATGCAGAAATCAATTCAAAATGACAGCAGGGTAAATCACTTTATACCATTCCAATTTGAGTTACAAGTGACACCTGTTCCCAGACAAAAAAAGACTCAAATTGTTTTATATATTATGCCTGTACCTGGGCTTTTCACATGTAAAGGGGGGTGAAAAGAACTGACAGTTCTTGAAGTCTTAATTCCATTTATAACAGCACAGATGGATTTTTATGTCCAATGAGCAATGGCAGAACTCCTATCACCTATCCGGCCCTGCATTATGTCCTGCCTTCCTCTAAACAAAAGCctgagaggaggaaggaaggtcTTGTGGAGAAGGACTCAGGAGATGCAGGTTCAGTTCTTGTCTCAGACTAAATGTGTGATCTCAGGAAAGCCATTTAATCTCTGTGTGACTCAGTCCCTTATCTCTAAAACTGAGTATAGTACTTCCCTCCTTCATAGGGGTGTTTTGAGGATACGATCATAAATgtttatgaggtgctcagatggaGGCGGGGGGGTCATAAGGCCAGACAACCCCTTGGGGTCAGACTGGGACCACTCACATAAGTAACTAACTGCTCGCCCATGGGGAGGAAGCAGGGTCACAATCTGTCCTTGACAATCAATTCATATGCACTTCCTATTCAGTCTTTGTCTGCTACATATTGGACCAATCAGAATTGGAGCTAGGGCTGTCACCACCGAAGAGGTAGTCAAAACTGGTAAATCATTTCCACAGGACTAAATGAACTGGACTGAATgaactgtgtcccttgtcccctTTTATATGGCCACTGACAAATAGGCCTCGTTTACACTGGTGACAGCATGTAAGTTATGTGTAGCCACATatcacagtgaaaagcagactgtgtcctcactgcagtgtgtagctacacgcatcagttagagcaggggtcggcaacctttcagaagtgctgtgccaagtcttcatttattcactctgatttaagggttcgcgtgccggtaatacattttaacgtttttagaaggtctctttctataagtctataatatataattaaactattgttgtatgtaaagtaaataaggttttaaaaatgtttaagaagcttaatttaaaattaaattaaaatgcagagccccctggactggtggtcaggacccgggcatgtgagtgtcactgaaaatcagcttgcgtgccgcctttggcccacgtgccataggttgcctaccccgagttagaggctctggcagtggggaggccagagcctttccccactgctcgAGTCTTTCTCCATGGCAGGGATAGGCTCTGGCAGCAGTACACTATGCTGCTCAAAATACCACTGTAAACGTGGGAGGTACTGCTTGGGTGAGTAGAGAGCCATGTAAGGTGCATACCCTAGGGTTCTGGTGTGTCTTCACTCTATtcgcctaagcagtgcctcgccacctgcactgctatttatacccatgctagggggagtgtgaaatgtatgtactagACATgccgctgtaagtgtagacatagctataGACACATATAACCTTTTTCTAATTGTATTATGTTCTACTGGATTCCCTTTCAAACAGTCATGGTTTTCTTTTCTACATTTCCTTTCTCATCTTTACAGATTGCCTACAGACTGGTGTCTGAGCTTTCTCCTTCATAGTCAGCCTTCTCCTGCTCCTGTGTAATCCCTTCAGTGATGCCACAGTGCAGGATTTGTTTGCATTCATCTTCCTGACCTATATTCCTTTAACAGGTAATGTTCTGCTGTACCATTTGCTTCAGACACAGCTCAGTGATTATTTCGCGAGCCATTTTCTGTTACATGGATGCTTTACAGTGGGCCCTAGTTTGGACA harbors:
- the GFOD1 gene encoding glucose-fructose oxidoreductase domain-containing protein 1 isoform X1 codes for the protein MLPGVGVFGTSLTARVIIPLLKDEGFSVKAIWGRTQEEAEELAKEMSVPFYTSRIDEVLLHQDVDLVCINLPPPLTRQIAVKTLGIGKNVICDRTATPLDAFRMMSAAHYYPKLMSIMGNVLRFLPAFVKMKQLIQEGYVGELLVCEVQVHSGSLLGKKYNWSCDDLMGGGGLHSVGTYIIDLLTFLTSQKAVKVHGLLKTFVKQTDHIKGIRQITSDDFCTFQMVLEGGVCCTVTLNFNVPGEFKQDIIMVGSTGRLIVIGTDLYGQRNSSPQRELLLKDSMPVSNSLLPEKAFSDIPSPYLQGTIKMVQAIRQAFEDQDDRRTWDGRPLTMAATFDDCLYALCVVDTIKKSNQLGEWQNIAIMTEEPELSPAYLISEAMRRSRMSLYC
- the GFOD1 gene encoding glucose-fructose oxidoreductase domain-containing protein 1 isoform X2; the protein is MSLVHWEPIEIGIGKNVICDRTATPLDAFRMMSAAHYYPKLMSIMGNVLRFLPAFVKMKQLIQEGYVGELLVCEVQVHSGSLLGKKYNWSCDDLMGGGGLHSVGTYIIDLLTFLTSQKAVKVHGLLKTFVKQTDHIKGIRQITSDDFCTFQMVLEGGVCCTVTLNFNVPGEFKQDIIMVGSTGRLIVIGTDLYGQRNSSPQRELLLKDSMPVSNSLLPEKAFSDIPSPYLQGTIKMVQAIRQAFEDQDDRRTWDGRPLTMAATFDDCLYALCVVDTIKKSNQLGEWQNIAIMTEEPELSPAYLISEAMRRSRMSLYC
- the GFOD1 gene encoding glucose-fructose oxidoreductase domain-containing protein 1 isoform X3, which gives rise to MMSAAHYYPKLMSIMGNVLRFLPAFVKMKQLIQEGYVGELLVCEVQVHSGSLLGKKYNWSCDDLMGGGGLHSVGTYIIDLLTFLTSQKAVKVHGLLKTFVKQTDHIKGIRQITSDDFCTFQMVLEGGVCCTVTLNFNVPGEFKQDIIMVGSTGRLIVIGTDLYGQRNSSPQRELLLKDSMPVSNSLLPEKAFSDIPSPYLQGTIKMVQAIRQAFEDQDDRRTWDGRPLTMAATFDDCLYALCVVDTIKKSNQLGEWQNIAIMTEEPELSPAYLISEAMRRSRMSLYC